CCCGCCGAACTGACCGTCCTGATCAACCAGCGCTTCGTCGACCTGCTGGCCGGCGGCGTCCCGCTGATGCCCGGCGCCGAGCGGCTGCTCAACACCCTGGCCGCGCACGGCGTCCCGGCCGCCCTGGTGTCCGCCTCGCACCGGCACATCATCGACATCGTGCTGCGCAGCCTGGGCGCCCGGCACTTCGCCTTCACCGTGGCCGGCGACGAGGTCGCCCGCACCAAGCCGCACCCCGACCCCTACCTGGCCGCCGCCGCCCGGCTCGGCGCCGACCCGGCCCGCTGCGTGGTCATCGAGGACACCCCCACCGGCGTCGCCGCCGCCGAGGCGGCCGGCTGCCCGGTCATCGCGATCCCCTCGATCGCCCCGATCGAGCCCGCCCCCGGCCGCCTGGTGCTGCCCTCGCTGGAGCACGTCGACCTCGCCCTGCTGCGCACCCTGGCCGGCACCCGGGTGCGGGGCGGGGTGTGAGGTTCGTCTCCCTCACCCCCTTTGTCGGTTTCGTTCCGCGTTCGGTGGTACGCGGACCGTATCCGGCCGCGCGGGCGAAAACGGGCATTGGCTGACAACTCGTCGGCTGAGCGGACAAGGCCCTGCGAACCGCGCGCCCGCCCCCGCCGCACGCCCGGTGACCCTCCGGGACCGATGTGGCACGCTAAGGCCGCACCAGTCCCCGCGCCGCCCCACCCGAAACCGGGTACCGGGCGCGCACGCGGGCCGTACCAGACCCGCCACCGCCGCCACACCCAGGCGCCGGACGGCGGGCCACCGGCGACAGCCGGCCGCACGCAGTGAGGAAGACCACCCCGCATGACGACGCCCAACCGCCTGGCCGTGCTCAGCTGCGCCGCCCTCGTCGCCACCACGGCGGCGGGCTGCGCCTCCGTCGAGAAGGTCGCCGGCGGCGGTGGCAACGAGACGATCACCATGGGTACCACCAGCGTGACCAGCGTGCTGGACCCGGCCGGCGCGTACGACGCGGGCTCCTGGCTGATCCTCAACAACACCTTCCAGTCGCTGCTGAGCTTCCCCTCCGGCGCGACCGAGCCGCAGCCCGACGCCGCCGAGTCCTGCCAGTTCACCAGCGCCGACGCGCTCACCTACACCTGCAAGCTGCGCAGCGGCCTGAAGTTCTCCAACGGGCACCCGCTGACCGCCCAGGACGTCAAGTTCTCGATCGACCGGGTCAAGAAGATCGACGACCCGTCCGGCCCCGCCTCGCTGCTGTCCACCATCGCCTCGGTGGAGACCTCCGGCGACCGCGACATCACCTTCCACCTGGACAGCCCCGACGCGGTGCTCCCGGCCAAGCTGGCCTCGGCGGCCGGCTCGATCGTCGACCACCAGGTCTTCCCGGCCGACAAGCTGCTCGGCAACGGCTCCCTGGTCGGCTCCGGGCCGTACAAGATCGACTCGGTCGAGATGAACGGCAAGGCCCCCAGCAAGGTCCTGCTCAGCGCCAACTCCGGCTACCAGGGCACCGCCAAGCTGCAGAACGGCAAGTTCGCGGTGCGCTACTTCGACAAGCCCGAGGAGCTGAAGTCCGCCCTCGACAGCGGCGCGGTCGACCTCACCGACAACAGCCTCGACCCCAGCGCGGCCGCCCAGATCAAGAGCGACGACCTGGCCGGCACCGGCAAGCTCCGGGTCGCCGAGGGCGCCTCCGGCGAGACCCGCTACCTGGTCTTCAACACCAAGGACGAGACCGGCGGCAACCAGGCCGTCCGGCAGGCCGCCGCCCAGCTGGTCGACCGCAAGGCGATCTCGCACGACGTCTACGCGGGCACCGTGCAGCCGCTCTACTCGATCGTCCCGGCGGGCGTGGCCGGCCACACCACCGCGTTCTTCGACAAGTACGGCGAGCCCGACCCGGCCAAGGCCAAGCGCATCCTCACCAACGCGCACGTCGCCACCCCGGTCAAGCTCACCCTGACCTGGTCCCGGGCCCGGGCCGGCGCCGCCGAGCTGGAGTCCGTCAAGCAGCAGCTGGAGAACGGCGGCCTGTTCCAGGTCACCGTCCAGCAGGAGCCCGACTGGACGGCCTTCCAGGCCGGCTGGAAGAACGGCGGCTACCAGGCGTACACCGTCGGCTGGACCCCCGACTACTCCGACGCCGACGACTACATCAGCCCGCTGGTGGTCGGCGGCGGCGCCTTCCACAACGGCTGGGACAACCCGCAGATCAGCGGCAAGCTGGTGCCGGACTCGATCAAGCTCACCGACCGCTCCGGCGGCGGCGCCTACGACCAGATCCAGAAGATCCTGGCCGACGCCGTCCCGATGGTCCCGCTGTTCCAGAACAAGTCCTTCTACGTGTACCAGCCCGCCATCACCGGCGTGGACTCCACCGTGGACAGCAGCGGCGTGTTCCGGTTCTGGGAGATCGGCCGCACCGCGAAGTAACGATCCGCCCACACGCCGAACGGCCCGCCGCCCCCTCGGGGACGGCGGGCCGTTCGGCGCTCCCGCCCGCGGCTACAGCGAGCCCGGGCGCACCAGGCCGCTCTCGTACGCGTACACCGCCGCCTGCACCCGGTCGCGCAGCTGGAGCTTGGTCAGCACGTGCCCCACGTGCGTCTTCACCGTGGTCTCCGAGACGAACAGCTCGGCGGCGATCTCCGCGTTCGACAGCCCGCGCGCCACCAGCCGCAGCACCTCCACCTCGCGCTCGGTCAGCACCGTCAGCGCCTGCGGCGGCGCCTCGTCGCCCGAGGGCAGCTTGGTGGCGTACATGTCCAGCAGCCGGCGGGTCACCGACGGGGCCAGCATCGCCGCGCCGTCCGCCACCACCCGGATCGCCTGCACCAGCTCCTCGGCCGGCACGTCCTTGAGCAGGAAGCCGCTGGCCCCCGCCCGCAGCGCCTCCACCACGTACTCGTCCAGGTCGAAGGTGGTCAGCACCAGCACCTTCGCCGGGCCGTCCCGGTCCGGGCCGGCGATCCGCCGGGTCGCCTCCACGCCGTCCATCCGCGGCATCCGGATGTCCATCAGCACCACGTCCGGCTGCAGGGCGCGGACCTGGTCCAGCGCCTGCTGCCCGTCGCCCGCCTCGCCGACCACCACCAGGTCGGACTCCGCCTCCAGGATCATCCGGAAACCGGTACGCAGCAGCGGCTGGTCGTCCACCAGCAGCACACGGATCGTCACCTACGACTCCTTGCCAGGAATGGTCACAGTTGCCGGCAGCGGGTACGGCGGGGGAGTGCCGCCGAACTCCGGGCAGGACGCCTTGTGGTCGCACCAGTCGCACAGCCGGTTGCGCGTCGCCGGGAAGTCGCCGGTGGCCACCGCCGCCGAGATCGCCTCCCAGAGCGCCTCCAGCTTGCGCTCCACCGCGAGCAGGTCGGCCTCGTCCGGGTCGTACGTCACCACGTCCCCGCCGCCGCCCAGGTACACCAGCTGCAGGCGCTTGGGGACCACGCCCCGCCACCGCCACACCACCAGCGCGTAGAACTTCATCTGGAACATCGCCCGGCCCTCGAAGTCCCGCGAGGGCGCCCGGCCGGTCTTGTAGTCCACCAGCCGCACCTCGCCGGAGGGCGCGACGTCCACCCGGTCGATGTACCCGCGCAGCAGCAGGCCGGAGGCCAGCGCGGTCTCCACGTACAGCTCCCGCTCCACCGGGTGCAGCCGGGTCGGGTCCTCCAGCCGGAACCAGCGGCGCACCAGCTTCTCGGCGTCCGCCAGCCAGCCGGCCAACTCCTCCGGCGCGTCCGGGAACAGTTCCGCCAGCTCCGGCCGTTCCCCCAGCAACCGCTCCCACTGCGGGCCCAGCAGCCCGAGCGCCCGCTCCGGCGTGCGCTCGGCCGGCGGGTGGTCGAACAGCCGCTCCAGCACCGCGTGCACCAGCGTCCCCCGGGTGGCGGCGGCGCTCGGCGGCTCCGGCAGCCGGTCGATCACCCGCAGCCGGTACAGCAGCGGGCAGGTCATGAAGTCACCCGCCCGGGACGGCGACAGCCCGGTCGGCCGGGCGGCCGGACGCGGGGCGGGCGAGGGGTCGGTCTGCTGCATGCCACGACCCTATTGCACCGAACCGACAGCACGGGCGGACGGGCGGCGGAGCACGGGTCGGAGCACGGGTCGGCGGGCCGGATCGGGGAAAGGGGACAGTGGGGGCACCGCCGTTACCGCCGGGAGATCACGTAGCGTACGAGGCACCAGCGGACGGCGAGAGAGGAGCACGGTGAACGACACCGAGGGGCGGGCACCGGAGAGGTCGAGGCCGAAGCCCGACGACCAGCCGCGCGGCGGCATCCTGATGGGCCGTCCGTTCGGCGTGCCCGTCTACGTCACCCCGTCCTGGTTCCTGGTCGCCGCGCTGATCACCTGGATCTTCGGCAGCCGACTCGCCGACGTCCTGCCCGACCTCGGCGCCGCCCGCTACCTGCTCGCCTTCTCCTTCGCCGTCGCCTTCTACGGCTCCGTCCTGGTCCACGAACTCGCCCACACCCTGGTCGGCCTGCGCTACAAGCTCGGGGTGCGCCGCATCCAGCTCCAGTTCCTCGGCGGCGTCTCCGAGATCGAGAAGGAGGCCGACCGCCCCTGGCGCGAGTTCTGGCTCGCCTTCGTCGGCCCGCTGCTCTCGCTCGCCCTCGGCGGCGCCTTCTGGCTCGGCCTGCGCGCCGTCGAACCCGCCACCGTCCCCGGCGTGCTGCTCGCCGGGCTGATGGTCTCCAACCTGGTGGTCGCCGCCTTCAACCTGCTCCCCGGCCTCCCGCTGGACGGCGGCCGGATGCTGCGCGCCGTGGTCTGGGCCCTCACCGGCAAGCCGATGAAGGGCACCCTGGCGGCGGTCTGGGTCGGCCGCGCGCTGGCCGTCGCCGTCGTCCTCGGCCTGCCGATCTTCAGCTCCTCCCAGGACGTCGAGCGCTCCGCCACCGAGGCCATGGTCGACGGCGTGCTCGCCGCGATCCTCGGCTTCATCATCTGGCAGGGCGCCGGGAACTCGCTGCGCAACGCCCGCCTCAAGGAGGTGCTGCCCCGGCTCAGGCTCCGCGAGCTGGCCCGCCGCAGCATCGACGTCCCCGCCGACACCCCCCTCGGCGAGGCCATGCGCCGGGCCCGCGAGGCGCACGCCGGGGCGATCGTGGTGGTCGACGGCCGCGGCGAGCCGATCGCCGTGGTCAAGGAGTCCGCGGTCAGCGCCGTCCCCGAGCACCGCCGCCCCTGGGTCGCCGTCACCGCCGTCTCCCGCGACCTCGAACCCGGCCTCACCGTCCCCGTCGACCTGGCCGGCGAGCAGATCCTCGACGTGCTGCGCCGCGCCCCCGCCACCGAGTACCTGGTGGTCCGGCCGGACGGCTCGGTCTACGGCGTGCTCTCGCTCAGCGACCTCGAACGCAGGCTCACCGCCGCGCTGCTCGGCCGGGCCGCCGGAGCGGACTGATCATGTGGTCGGGGGCAGCCCCCCGGCTCCCGTAGGATGGCCCCCATGTCCGAACCGACCGGTGCCGCCCGCCGACGCGGGCCCTTCCAGGTCGGGGACCAGGTCCAGCTGACCGACCCCAAGGGCCGCCACTACACGTTCACGCTCCAGGCCGGGAACCAGTTCCACACCCACAAGGGTGCGTTCCCGCACGACGAGCTGATCGGCGCTCCCGAGGGCACGGTCGTCCGCACGACGGGCAACGTCCCGTACCTCGCGCTGCGCCCCCTGCTCCCCGACTACGTCCTGTCCATGCCGCGCGGCGCCGCCGTGATCTACCCGAAGGACGCGGGGCAGATCCTGGCCATGGCCGACATCTTCGCCGGCGCCAGGGTGGTCGAGGCGGGCGTCGGCTCCGGCGCCCTCTCCACCTACCTGCTGCGCGCCGTCGGCGACACCGGCATGCTCGCCTCCTACGAGCGCCGGCAGGACTTCGCCGACATCGCCAAGGGCAACGTCGAGCGCTACTTCGGCGGCCCGCACCCGGCCTGGAAGCTCACCGTCGGCGACCTCCAGGACAACCTGGTCGAGGCCGACGTCGACCGGGTCATCCTCGACATGCTCGCCCCCTGGGAGTGCCTGGACGTCGCCTCCAAGGCGCTCGTCCCCGGCGGCCTGATCTGCTGCTACGTGGCCACCACCACGCAGATGTCGCGCA
This is a stretch of genomic DNA from Kitasatospora fiedleri. It encodes these proteins:
- a CDS encoding response regulator — protein: MTIRVLLVDDQPLLRTGFRMILEAESDLVVVGEAGDGQQALDQVRALQPDVVLMDIRMPRMDGVEATRRIAGPDRDGPAKVLVLTTFDLDEYVVEALRAGASGFLLKDVPAEELVQAIRVVADGAAMLAPSVTRRLLDMYATKLPSGDEAPPQALTVLTEREVEVLRLVARGLSNAEIAAELFVSETTVKTHVGHVLTKLQLRDRVQAAVYAYESGLVRPGSL
- a CDS encoding RecB family exonuclease, with amino-acid sequence MQQTDPSPAPRPAARPTGLSPSRAGDFMTCPLLYRLRVIDRLPEPPSAAATRGTLVHAVLERLFDHPPAERTPERALGLLGPQWERLLGERPELAELFPDAPEELAGWLADAEKLVRRWFRLEDPTRLHPVERELYVETALASGLLLRGYIDRVDVAPSGEVRLVDYKTGRAPSRDFEGRAMFQMKFYALVVWRWRGVVPKRLQLVYLGGGGDVVTYDPDEADLLAVERKLEALWEAISAAVATGDFPATRNRLCDWCDHKASCPEFGGTPPPYPLPATVTIPGKES
- a CDS encoding HAD family hydrolase; the protein is MTTVSTPVRIGGDGEDSGLHAVLLDMDGTLVDTEDSWWQAEVGLFAELGHRLTAEDRTHVVGGPMTRVIDYLITRTGVTLSPAELTVLINQRFVDLLAGGVPLMPGAERLLNTLAAHGVPAALVSASHRHIIDIVLRSLGARHFAFTVAGDEVARTKPHPDPYLAAAARLGADPARCVVIEDTPTGVAAAEAAGCPVIAIPSIAPIEPAPGRLVLPSLEHVDLALLRTLAGTRVRGGV
- a CDS encoding tRNA (adenine-N1)-methyltransferase; this translates as MSEPTGAARRRGPFQVGDQVQLTDPKGRHYTFTLQAGNQFHTHKGAFPHDELIGAPEGTVVRTTGNVPYLALRPLLPDYVLSMPRGAAVIYPKDAGQILAMADIFAGARVVEAGVGSGALSTYLLRAVGDTGMLASYERRQDFADIAKGNVERYFGGPHPAWKLTVGDLQDNLVEADVDRVILDMLAPWECLDVASKALVPGGLICCYVATTTQMSRTVEALREHGTFTEPQAWETMVRTWHLEGLAVRPDHRMIGHTGFLLTARRLADGVEPPLRRRRPAKGSYGEDYETGPESELTLAERAAVRKAQREAASHDARELPQ
- a CDS encoding site-2 protease family protein; translated protein: MNDTEGRAPERSRPKPDDQPRGGILMGRPFGVPVYVTPSWFLVAALITWIFGSRLADVLPDLGAARYLLAFSFAVAFYGSVLVHELAHTLVGLRYKLGVRRIQLQFLGGVSEIEKEADRPWREFWLAFVGPLLSLALGGAFWLGLRAVEPATVPGVLLAGLMVSNLVVAAFNLLPGLPLDGGRMLRAVVWALTGKPMKGTLAAVWVGRALAVAVVLGLPIFSSSQDVERSATEAMVDGVLAAILGFIIWQGAGNSLRNARLKEVLPRLRLRELARRSIDVPADTPLGEAMRRAREAHAGAIVVVDGRGEPIAVVKESAVSAVPEHRRPWVAVTAVSRDLEPGLTVPVDLAGEQILDVLRRAPATEYLVVRPDGSVYGVLSLSDLERRLTAALLGRAAGAD
- a CDS encoding ABC transporter substrate-binding protein, with protein sequence MTTPNRLAVLSCAALVATTAAGCASVEKVAGGGGNETITMGTTSVTSVLDPAGAYDAGSWLILNNTFQSLLSFPSGATEPQPDAAESCQFTSADALTYTCKLRSGLKFSNGHPLTAQDVKFSIDRVKKIDDPSGPASLLSTIASVETSGDRDITFHLDSPDAVLPAKLASAAGSIVDHQVFPADKLLGNGSLVGSGPYKIDSVEMNGKAPSKVLLSANSGYQGTAKLQNGKFAVRYFDKPEELKSALDSGAVDLTDNSLDPSAAAQIKSDDLAGTGKLRVAEGASGETRYLVFNTKDETGGNQAVRQAAAQLVDRKAISHDVYAGTVQPLYSIVPAGVAGHTTAFFDKYGEPDPAKAKRILTNAHVATPVKLTLTWSRARAGAAELESVKQQLENGGLFQVTVQQEPDWTAFQAGWKNGGYQAYTVGWTPDYSDADDYISPLVVGGGAFHNGWDNPQISGKLVPDSIKLTDRSGGGAYDQIQKILADAVPMVPLFQNKSFYVYQPAITGVDSTVDSSGVFRFWEIGRTAK